TTGCTGGCCGAAAGCCGAAAGCCGACAGCCCAATTCTCACTTCACCCGATCACCCGATTGTTTCGTCTTCTCCATAAACTTCCTCACGTTTACCACCGCCCGATGCACTGTGCCCGATCCAATCGGCTGCTGTTCGTTACGTGCGGTCACACGATAAATAAAGAAGCGGCCATCGATTCTCTCGAGCACAGCCTCTGCGATCACCTTTTGCCCGATGGGCGTCGGAGCGCGATGGTCAACGTGAATCGCAGTTCCAACCGTGCTCTCGCCGTCTTCACAATAAGGTTTCTGCGCCTGGTAGCAGGCATATTCCATCCACCCAATCATCCACGGTGTCGCCAGAACAGGCGGAAGTTCCGGGCTCAGAGCCGCGAGAGTGTGCTT
The sequence above is drawn from the Acidobacteriota bacterium genome and encodes:
- a CDS encoding thioesterase; the encoded protein is MAKDIPIATRAEVSQVVEHKHTLAALSPELPPVLATPWMIGWMEYACYQAQKPYCEDGESTVGTAIHVDHRAPTPIGQKVIAEAVLERIDGRFFIYRVTARNEQQPIGSGTVHRAVVNVRKFMEKTKQSGDRVK